One window from the genome of Acidisarcina sp. encodes:
- a CDS encoding LysM peptidoglycan-binding domain-containing protein yields the protein MADLEQLKQKYAPVIATIQEFASDGATLDDVSLDGEQLHLKATVPSQVIANRVWDSIKSVDPQFADLHHEIITAGSGDQSYTVQPGDNLSHISKHFYGTANHYQKIAEANGMANPDLVKVGQELLIPVL from the coding sequence ATGGCTGATCTGGAGCAGTTGAAACAGAAGTATGCACCCGTGATTGCAACAATCCAGGAGTTTGCGAGCGATGGCGCCACGCTCGACGATGTTAGCTTGGATGGCGAACAACTACACCTGAAGGCTACTGTGCCTTCTCAGGTGATCGCCAACCGGGTTTGGGATTCCATTAAATCCGTGGATCCGCAGTTTGCCGATCTTCACCACGAGATCATCACCGCTGGATCAGGCGACCAGTCCTATACGGTTCAGCCCGGCGATAACCTGTCGCATATCAGCAAGCACTTCTATGGGACCGCCAACCACTATCAGAAGATCGCCGAGGCGAATGGCATGGCGAACCCGGATCTGGTAAAGGTTGGGCAGGAACTTCTGATTCCGGTTCTCTAA
- a CDS encoding glycosyl hydrolase family 28 protein: MAEPARVAADCHVRSYGAVGDGHTLDTRSINAAIEDCHSHGGGAVVVDAGTYRTGTIRLLDNITLKLEPGSTILGSENLEDYPRLDRASEGRDTALIVAEHAHNIAILGEGTIDGNGRAFVDPNPAPFDPYFDPAKTRQGETLVSRMGEAREGPLHMRPRPGVLVLILHSDGVVVRDLHVVDSPNWGVKLMCSDHISVSGLDVRNNLLIPNNDALDISASRNATVANSSLEAGDDALVVGGPCADGWCQEPAENITVSNVILCSRSAAIRIGPAAKDVRNLTFNNIVIRDSNRGINIQSRAGETIENLIFSNVVSETRLIDGPWWGSGEPVSITVARWAYAPWPDSNTMGYVRHVRFSRVIAKSQSPVVLYSLDPGHIEDVEFRDLTLTMQAGPLLAVMGGNLDLQPTTPKDLGLTRQDLSAVQAHNVNGLSFHNLQVHWEGAFPEFYRSAVRVDGFHGLTIDGFEGEASRPAYPAIEVMRGTHLSVRDSRSLGGRLLDLTAAPSRKLPRKH; the protein is encoded by the coding sequence GTGGCAGAGCCTGCGCGAGTGGCGGCAGATTGCCATGTTCGGTCGTATGGAGCGGTGGGCGATGGACACACGCTGGATACGCGGTCGATCAACGCAGCCATAGAGGATTGCCACTCGCATGGCGGGGGAGCGGTGGTGGTAGATGCGGGAACCTATCGCACCGGGACGATCCGCCTGCTGGACAACATCACTCTGAAGCTGGAGCCGGGCTCGACCATACTGGGCAGTGAGAATCTGGAAGACTATCCTCGCCTGGATCGAGCCTCGGAGGGCCGCGACACAGCCCTGATTGTGGCCGAACATGCGCACAATATTGCGATTCTCGGCGAGGGCACGATTGACGGAAATGGCCGTGCCTTTGTGGATCCGAATCCGGCACCCTTCGATCCCTACTTTGACCCGGCAAAGACGCGGCAGGGGGAGACGCTCGTCTCCCGAATGGGCGAGGCGCGCGAGGGGCCTCTCCATATGCGTCCCCGGCCCGGCGTACTGGTGCTTATTTTGCATTCCGATGGCGTCGTTGTGCGCGATCTCCATGTTGTCGATAGTCCGAATTGGGGCGTCAAGTTGATGTGCAGCGATCACATCTCCGTGAGCGGGCTGGATGTGCGGAACAACCTGCTGATTCCGAATAATGACGCCCTGGATATTTCGGCATCGCGAAATGCCACAGTTGCTAATTCGTCGCTGGAAGCAGGCGATGACGCACTAGTGGTGGGCGGTCCATGTGCGGATGGCTGGTGCCAGGAGCCAGCGGAGAACATTACTGTATCCAATGTCATTCTGTGCAGCCGGTCAGCTGCAATCCGCATTGGACCGGCTGCCAAGGATGTTCGGAATCTGACCTTCAACAATATCGTCATCCGCGACAGCAACCGCGGTATCAACATCCAGTCGAGGGCAGGGGAGACGATAGAGAACCTGATCTTCTCGAACGTCGTCAGCGAAACGCGGTTGATCGACGGACCATGGTGGGGATCGGGAGAGCCGGTTTCGATCACGGTGGCTCGCTGGGCTTATGCCCCGTGGCCCGACTCGAACACCATGGGCTATGTGCGTCATGTGCGCTTCAGCAGGGTGATCGCGAAGAGTCAGTCTCCGGTGGTTCTTTACAGCCTGGACCCCGGCCATATTGAGGATGTGGAGTTTCGCGACTTGACGCTCACCATGCAGGCTGGCCCTCTGTTAGCTGTGATGGGAGGGAATCTCGATCTGCAGCCAACAACGCCAAAGGATCTTGGCCTGACTCGCCAGGACCTCTCAGCGGTGCAGGCGCACAACGTAAATGGGCTGTCCTTCCATAATCTTCAGGTGCACTGGGAGGGGGCATTTCCGGAGTTCTACCGCTCGGCCGTGCGCGTCGATGGCTTTCATGGTCTCACGATCGATGGCTTTGAGGGGGAGGCTTCAAGACCGGCTTATCCAGCCATAGAGGTCATGCGAGGGACCCATCTTTCGGTACGCGATTCGCGGAGTTTGGGCGGGCGCCTGCTGGACTTGACGGCAGCGCCTTCGCGAAAGCTTCCGCGGAAGCATTGA
- a CDS encoding TIM-barrel domain-containing protein translates to MVSKNSSQFLPVRWLHRMALFASIFLVLLVVSTAHAQQIYHPSADPKAVVIDGHARFTVLTPQLIRLEWSEDGKFEDRPSFVVLNRQLPVPAFQHSTDGQDLILKTSTLELRYRKDSGKFTPENLTIRFQLDGSAHTWQPGAATTGNLLGTYRTLDGARGYSVKLEQGLVSRDGWAVIDDSQSPLFDSADFRFQGPDSVWPWVVERSPGDRQDWYFLGYGHDFKQALGDYTRISGKIPMPPRFAFGTWWSRYWDYSDAELKDLVTQFHQNKVPLDVLVIDMGWHLSPEAIKAKGFEIPADNKDQSGHSVGWSGYTWNPKYFPDPDSFLAWVHQQGLKATLNLHPASGVQPWENQYPAMATAMGIDPSTKKYVPFDITNKKFATNYLNLLHHPLEKQGIDFWWLDWQQEMTTQLAHVNPTFWLNYVHFSDQEREGKRPLIFHRWGGLGNHRYEIGFSGDTFSVWESLAFQPYFTATAANVGYDYWSHDIGGHMPGAVDGELYSRWIQFGAFSPILRTHTTKNPEAERRIWAYPEPYAKIMRDTFVLRYAMQPYIYTESRKTYDTGVAFFRPLYYDYPEAREAYDQKGEYIFGDNMIVAPIVAPADATTHLSTKSVWLPRGEWIEWFTGKELTGPGNFERTFTEAQIPVYIKAGSILPQQPEMSYTGEKPVDPLILEVFPFGKDQHSSSYQIYEDSSIGENYTRGEFARTNVEVRRETAKKFHVTVAPAEGTYPGMLTQRSYEVRLWSSAEPTSVLLDGKKLAASTDAQSAGWRYDKEKAQVIVRTPSRSVHQKTDVSIQLAHEPSAPEKP, encoded by the coding sequence ATGGTGTCGAAGAATTCGTCTCAGTTTTTACCTGTCCGCTGGCTGCACCGCATGGCTTTGTTTGCCTCGATTTTTCTGGTGCTTCTCGTTGTTTCTACAGCGCATGCGCAGCAGATATACCATCCATCTGCGGACCCCAAGGCAGTAGTTATCGACGGCCACGCGCGATTTACCGTGCTGACCCCTCAGTTGATCCGCCTGGAGTGGAGTGAGGATGGAAAGTTTGAAGATCGGCCATCCTTCGTGGTTCTGAATCGGCAGCTTCCCGTTCCGGCATTTCAGCACTCGACCGACGGGCAGGACCTGATTCTCAAGACCAGCACGCTGGAACTGCGCTACCGCAAGGACTCCGGAAAATTCACGCCGGAGAATCTCACTATCCGCTTCCAACTGGATGGCTCCGCCCACACGTGGCAGCCGGGAGCGGCAACCACGGGCAACCTGCTGGGCACCTATCGCACGCTCGATGGAGCACGAGGCTATTCCGTCAAGCTGGAGCAGGGATTGGTATCTCGCGACGGGTGGGCGGTGATCGATGACAGCCAGTCTCCGCTCTTCGACTCCGCGGATTTTCGCTTTCAGGGGCCGGACAGCGTCTGGCCATGGGTGGTGGAGCGCTCTCCGGGAGATCGCCAGGACTGGTATTTCCTCGGCTACGGGCATGACTTCAAACAGGCGCTCGGGGACTACACACGCATCAGCGGAAAGATTCCCATGCCCCCTCGTTTCGCCTTCGGCACCTGGTGGTCGCGCTATTGGGACTATTCCGATGCGGAGTTGAAGGATCTCGTCACGCAATTCCACCAGAACAAGGTTCCGCTCGATGTTCTGGTGATCGACATGGGCTGGCATCTCTCTCCGGAGGCAATTAAGGCAAAGGGCTTTGAAATCCCAGCGGACAACAAGGATCAATCCGGGCACAGTGTCGGCTGGTCTGGCTATACCTGGAACCCGAAATATTTTCCTGATCCCGACAGCTTTCTCGCATGGGTGCACCAGCAGGGCCTGAAGGCTACGCTCAACCTGCATCCCGCCTCAGGCGTGCAACCGTGGGAGAATCAATACCCCGCGATGGCCACGGCGATGGGGATCGACCCTTCCACCAAGAAATATGTGCCCTTCGACATCACGAACAAGAAGTTCGCGACCAACTATTTGAACCTGCTCCATCATCCGCTGGAGAAACAAGGCATCGACTTCTGGTGGCTTGACTGGCAGCAGGAGATGACCACGCAGCTCGCCCACGTAAACCCGACCTTCTGGCTGAACTACGTTCACTTCAGCGATCAGGAACGGGAGGGTAAGCGCCCCCTCATCTTTCATCGCTGGGGCGGACTGGGCAATCATCGCTACGAAATCGGATTCTCCGGAGACACGTTCTCCGTATGGGAGTCCCTCGCCTTCCAGCCCTACTTCACCGCGACAGCAGCCAACGTTGGCTATGACTACTGGAGCCACGATATCGGTGGACACATGCCGGGTGCTGTCGATGGCGAACTCTACTCCCGCTGGATTCAGTTCGGGGCCTTCTCTCCGATTCTGCGAACCCACACCACCAAAAACCCGGAGGCGGAGCGCCGGATCTGGGCCTATCCTGAGCCTTACGCAAAGATCATGCGCGACACATTCGTTCTCCGCTATGCCATGCAGCCTTACATCTACACGGAATCACGGAAAACCTATGACACGGGCGTGGCTTTCTTCCGGCCTCTCTATTACGACTATCCGGAGGCCAGGGAAGCCTACGACCAGAAGGGCGAATACATCTTCGGCGACAACATGATCGTCGCTCCGATCGTCGCTCCCGCAGACGCCACAACCCACCTGTCCACCAAGTCTGTCTGGCTGCCCAGGGGCGAGTGGATCGAGTGGTTCACCGGCAAAGAACTGACCGGTCCCGGTAACTTCGAACGCACATTTACCGAGGCACAGATCCCCGTCTACATCAAGGCGGGCTCCATCCTGCCGCAGCAACCGGAGATGAGCTATACCGGCGAGAAGCCCGTCGACCCGCTGATTCTTGAAGTATTCCCCTTCGGCAAGGACCAGCACAGCAGCAGCTACCAGATCTACGAGGATTCCAGCATAGGAGAGAACTACACCCGCGGCGAATTCGCACGGACAAACGTCGAGGTCAGGCGCGAGACGGCGAAGAAATTCCACGTAACCGTCGCCCCCGCGGAAGGGACCTACCCCGGTATGCTGACGCAGCGCAGCTATGAGGTGCGGCTGTGGTCCTCGGCAGAACCCACCAGCGTCTTACTTGACGGCAAAAAGCTGGCCGCCTCCACCGATGCACAATCGGCAGGATGGCGCTATGACAAGGAGAAGGCACAGGTCATCGTGCGTACGCCCAGCCGCTCCGTGCATCAGAAAACCGATGTCTCCATCCAGTTGGCGCACGAACCAAGTGCACCGGAAAAACCATAA